A genomic segment from Salvia splendens isolate huo1 chromosome 13, SspV2, whole genome shotgun sequence encodes:
- the LOC121762401 gene encoding AT-hook motif nuclear-localized protein 1-like → MDSDKAMASGVTVIGHGAPSTYHVAPRMESSEFGTSQMTPPVMNAAGSERKKRGRPRKYKPDESPSRAFSSVQVSSSAPPTAGKAYGEDVKPGTLAQATTSEKKHKSKIGTEKLDDWIKCLTGSSFLPHVITVNAGEDISLKIMEFSRQGPRAVCIISGSGRVSNVTLRHPNSSGGILTYEGLFEILSFSGSFTPTEMPDKYGRSGMMTITLSGADGRVVGGLVSGLTVAATPVKIVVASYLVGISHELKPKKQQYTVNASVPGGSPLSNQDKNISGNIQRPSCFSSADHPTGWAAIQTAEKSRSSTADINISLQG, encoded by the exons ATGGATTCGGATAAAGCAATGGCTTCTGGAGTGACAGTTATCGGGCACGGAGCTCCATCGACATACCATGTAGCTCCAAGGATGGAAAGTTCTGAATTTGGAACTTCTCAAATGACTCCACCAGTGATGAATGCAGCAGGCtcggagaggaagaagagaggccGGCCTAGGAAGTATAAGCCGGACGAGTCACCAAGCAGAGCTTTTTCTTCGGTGCAGGTATCATCGTCTGCTCCACCTACTGCTGGCAAGGCCTATGGGGAGGATGTTAAGCCAGGTACCCTGGCCCAGGCCACCACTTCCGAGAAGAAGCATAAGAGTAAAATCGGAACAGAAAAATTAG ATGACTGGATTAAATGTTTAACTGGCTCAAGTTTTTTACCGCATGTGATCACTGTGAATGCTGGCGAG GATATCTCGTTGAAGATAATGGAGTTCTCTCGACAAGGGCCGCGAGCTGTGTGCATAATATCTGGCAGCGGGAGAGTGTCAAATGTGACACTTCGACATCCTAATTCCTCTGGTGGAATTTTGACTTATGAG GGTCTTTTTGAAATCCTTTCCTTTTCTGGATCCTTCACGCCAACGGAGATGCCAGACAAATACGGAAGATCCGGTATGATGACCATAACCTTGTCTGGAGCTGATGGTCGTGTCGTGGGAGGTTTGGTTTCTGGATTGACAGTTGCTGCCACTCCAGTAAAG ATTGTTGTTGCAAGTTACCTAGTGGGAATTTCCCATGAGCTAAAACCAAAGAAGCAGCAGTACACAGTTAATGCATCGGTTCCGGGTGGCTCCCCTTTGTCGAACCAGGACAAGAATATCTCCGGCAACATCCAAAGGCCTAGCTGCTTCAGCTCTGCTGACCACCCCACTGGCTGGGCAGCAATTCAGACTGCAGAAAAGTCGAGGAGTTCCACGGCCGACATCAATATATCACTGCAGGGATAG
- the LOC121761386 gene encoding protein DOWNY MILDEW RESISTANCE 6-like: protein METKVISGVEFSSLPSSYIRPESDRPRLSEVSECNDVPVIDLGCKDRGLLVKQIGDACREYGFFQVINHGLSKELADSMVKVAHEFFSLSVEEKMKLYSDDPSKTMRLSTSFNVRKETVHNWRDYLRLHCYPLEKYAPEWPSNPSSFTDIVSAYCIEARALGFRLQEAISESLGLQKDILKDVLGEQGQHMAINYYPACPEPDLTYGLPAHTDPNALTILLQDLQVSGLQVLKDGKWLAIKPQPDAFVINLGDQIQALSNGKYRSVWHRAVVNANRARLSVASFLCPCDSANISAPKELTTGNDQAVYTDFTYAEYYKKFWSRNLDQEHCLELFKN from the exons ATGGAAACAAAGGTCATTAGTGGAGTCGAGTTCTCAAGCCTCCCTAGTAGCTACATCCGCCCTGAATCCGATAGACCCAGACTATCTGAAGTTTCAGAGTGCAATGATGTTCCCGTCATTGATTTGGGATGTAAAGATCGTGGCTTGTTAGTGAAACAGATCGGTGATGCATGTCGAGAATACGGTTTCTTTCAG GTGATCAATCATGGTTTATCGAAAGAATTAGCGGATAGTATGGTGAAGGTGGCTCACGAATTCTTCAGTTTATCCGtggaggagaagatgaagttgtaCTCAGACGACCCTTCCAAGACTATGCGACTCTCAACGAGTTTCAACGTGAGGAAGGAGACTGTTCACAATTGGAGGGACTATCTCCGGCTCCATTGTTATCCCTTGGAAAAATACGCGCCCGAATGGCCTTCTAATCCCTCTTCTTTTAC GGATATTGTAAGTGCGTACTGCATAGAAGCTCGAGCGCTCGGGTTCAGACTGCAAGAAGCCATATCTGAGAGCCTAGGCTTGCAGAAAGACATTCTAAAGGATGTATTGGGAGAACAAGGGCAACATATGGCCATCAACTATTATCCTGCTTGCCCGGAACCTGATCTCACGTACGGACTACCTGCACATACGGATCCGAACGCTCTCACCATTCTGCTCCAAGATCTTCAAGTGTCTGGCCTTCAAGTTCTTAAGGATGGTAAATGGTTAGCAATAAAACCCCAGCCTGATGCCTTCGTCATTAATCTTGGTGACCAAATTCAG GCTTTAAGCAATGGGAAGTATAGAAGTGTTTGGCACCGAGCTGTTGTAAATGCAAATAGAGCTAGACTGTCAGTTGCTTCGTTCCTCTGCCCGTGTGACTCAGCCAACATAAGCGCTCCAAAGGAACTGACAACAGGAAATGATCAAGCTGTCTACACAGATTTCACATATGCTGAGTATTACAAGAAGTTCTGGAGCCGGAACCTGGACCAGGAGCACTGCTTGGAACTATTCAAGAATTAG
- the LOC121760544 gene encoding secreted RxLR effector protein 161-like — MKDLGNAKKILGMDMVRDRGRGELRLTQRDYLDKVLKRFQMQDSKPVTLPMAQQFRLSKEQCPATDAQRKEMDKIPYASIIGSIMYTMVCTRPDVAHAMCVVSRFMADPGIEHWHALKWLMRYLKGTTDYAIVFRRSKSQGGDQLIGFSDSDYAVSYDTRKSQSGYVFTLNGAAVSWKSCLQSVVALSTTEAEYIALAEAVKESFWLKGILGDFGVKQDSVEIKCDSASAICLTKHQTFHERSKHVDVRLHFIRDEVNKGAVR; from the coding sequence ATGAAGGATCTTGGCAATGCCAAGAAGATTCTGGGCATGGATATGGTTAGAGACAGAGGCAGAGGTGAGTTAAGACTGACACAGAGAGACTACCTAGATAAAGTGCTGAAGAGGTTTCAGATGCAAGACTCAAAACCAGTCACACTCCCTATGGCACAGCAGTTCAGGCTCAGCAAGGAGCAATGTCCAGCTACTGATGCACAGAGAAAGGAAATGGACAAGATCCCTTATGCTAGCATTATTGGAAGTATAATGTATACGATGGTTTGTACCAGACCTGATGTTGCCCATGCCATGTGTGTAGTGAGTAGATTCATGGCTGATCCTGGGATAGAGCATTGGCATGCCCTTAAGTGGTTGATGAGGTACCTAAAGGGGACAACTGATTATGCCATAGTGTTCAGAAGAAGTAAGAGTCAAGGTGGAGATCAGTTGATTGGTTTCTCAGACTCAGATTATGCAGTGAGTTATGACACCCGGAAGTCACAATCTGGCTATGTGTTCACTCTAAATGGTGCTGCTGTGAGTTGGAAATCTTGCCTTCAATCAGTAGTGGCTCTCTCTACTACAGAAGCAGAGTACATAGCTCTTGCTGAGGCAGTGAAGGAGTCATTTTGGCTGAAGGGGATCCTTGGAGACTTTGGGGTTAAGCAAGATTCTGTGGAGATAAAGTGTGACTCTGCAAGTGCAATCTGTCTAACTAAGCACCAGAcctttcatgaaaggagcaagcatgtGGATGTGAGGCTTCATTTCATACGTGATGAGGTGAATAAGGGAGCAGTGAGGTGA